Part of the Parambassis ranga chromosome 16, fParRan2.1, whole genome shotgun sequence genome, TATGAGTATGTGTCTGCATTTCCTTTCTACCTTCCTCTAGTGTGAGGCATGCATGTGCTACAGGATATCCTGTGTACTCCCCCACATTAGTAAATACATGCGTGCAATGGCCATGGTTGGAAGTTTCCGTATTACATCACatacatgatgtttttttttaaataaaaatgaaactcTTATAGATAAACTAGTTACTCATGAGCTGTTTCTCTGCTATATCTGTCTCCTCATAAGCAGACTGAGTGTATATACAGTACTGATCTCATCTCCACCTGCTCATTTAAATCGCGTTATTTCATGCCAGGACAAAGCTAACAAGAGGCGAATGCTTATGGCCATTGACCAAAGGAAAAAGCTTCTGAAAAGACTACGGTTGGTCCGTTATGATGCCTTCGAGAAAGTGTGTGAGCAGCTGGGCATCACCTACACCTTCCCCCCAGAGTACTACAGGCGGGCCACTCACCGCTGGCTGGCCAAGAAAGAATTTTGCATTAAGGTAGCGTTTACATCTATATCTTCATACAAAGTCATGTGCTGCAGTATGTGTGGTTTTTCAACGGCAGTGAAACAGTTCTACATATAGATTCATCTAACACATTGAGGGTGTTGTTCTGTGCCCCCACTAACACTTGgtcatatgtgtgttttttttctcaggtttTCAAAGCAGTGCAGAAgcagaaagcagagcagaggctAATGAAGCAAAGTTTAGGCCACAAAGCGACAGAGGGAGACAAGACTAAAGCTGCTGAGGCCCGTTAAGTCAACATACCGTGTGTTACATCGAAATGCTTGTCTAAAAACATTAACATGTTAAGATGTGATAATATGACATGTgcatatatgtgtttttttcaccaTCATAATAatatttgcttttgttttaagAGCGATATCAGAAATGTCTGAAAATTCATTGAAATAAAATATCTCAGAACATATTGTAAAGAGTTCTGGACATTCATTTGTGCTGAAATTTGTGTTCAAAATATATCTGCACAAAACAAGCAGGCGATGGAAAATCACACGTGTGCTGAAGTGAGAAACTGAAACGTTTAGACAAACCAGATGTGGTTTGTGAAGAGGCTCATAAGGGTTCTAATTAGCACTATAATCAAAATGCAAATTTTCAACTTACAGCTAAAAGGATCATTTCAATGttataacaacacaacaaaaatggTATTCACAGATGAGCTCTCATCGTCCTCATCCTAACTGTACAGTTGCAAgaaaaagtatgtgaaccctTTGGGTCACCATAATAGACAATGCAGTCTGCTTTAAAGGCGTCTTCTGCCATTCTGTTGTTGGTGTACTTTGGGGAGTTGTCCTGTTGCATCGCCCATTCTCTGTTGAGCATCAGTTTGCAGACACATGGTCTTGAGTTTTCTTGCACATTGTCTTGATAAACCTGTGAATTAATGTTTCCATCAATGACAGCAATCTGTCCAGGCCCTGAGGCAGCAAAGCAGTGTTTTACATATTGTAGATTTGTCAACAAAAaagttagcattttagcatttcTGTAAGTCTTTAGCTGAGGAGTCTTCTTCACCTCATTGAGCATTCTGTGCTGTGCTCTTGCAGTTATCTTTGCAGGATGACCACACCTAGGGAGAGTAGCAACAGTGCTGAACTTCCTTTATATGTAGACAGTCAGTCTTGGCTTTTAGAGATACTTTTGTAACTCTTTCCATCTTTATGCAAGTCAACAATTCTTAATCGAATTCTATGTGCGATATCAGTTTAAGCAGACTGCATTTGTCTGTTGTGGTGACTTGGATCAGAACACATTTTATGACCAATTTATGCAGGAATCCAATCTCTAATAAGTGCTATGGTGATGTTTAATGTGATGCAAGGGTTGAACAAGCCAATAAAACATTGTGGCTGAAGTCGCTCCATGATGGAGTGAAATGGATTATCTATGATAGCTTTTAGCTCGCTGCCTAGTTTGCTGCAACCACAAGTGCCGATGCGACCGCTCCAACACACCACAGGAAAGAAGATAATACTGATCACTACAGACTGGCAGCATATCTGCAGCAGTTTACCCAAACCTATCCACACACTAAAAGATTGTTGCATCCATAGGAGCTAGTTGGTGTACAACACTGTCCACATGACCTCTCGAATGCTTGTTCTCAAAGCCACTGGGCCAATTGGTAGAACGTATGGGACGCACACATTAATGCCTTCATAGACTAAACCAGTTATTAGTTCTTCTGAAGTTGCCCACCAACCTTGTTTCCATCAAACACATCATGCTGCCCTGCTCTCCAGAACTCCAGTTTTAGCTTCTTAGTCACCATCAACCCAACTTCAGCTCCTATCCTCTGAGTCAACCTGTTGATCCTGGTAGGAGCCGGTCATGAGAGCAGCCTGTGACAGACGTTGTTTGGTGACCTGCCACTAACTCCAAACACAAAAGAGAAATTAAACATGTTTAGCTGACATCCATTGCCTACACAGAACTGAACTAGCCAAGCATATCAACACGATTCATCTTTTTCAACATTAGTCTAATGGCTTGAGGCTACGGGTTTACAGAGAAAAGATACTGTGAAATGCCATTTAAAGCTTATTCTTGGAATAACAGCAGATGTATACCTTTGAATCTAAAACAGACATCAATATGAATGCTAAAAATAATCCAGCAGGGGGTTTACTTAATCTAAAACACAAGGTTTAAATTCTGAGTGAACCCAGCCCTTCTTTGTAGTATTTCAGTTGATTGCAACCTCAATTGTTTGGCAAGCAACAAATGTGATGCATTTGTGGGTGTTATATGAAAGCATGCTCTCAATGTTTAAGACGACTGCATGAGTTCCCTGAACTGCACTGATCTGAAGTAAGATTTTAAAACCATGTAGTCTTCCCCCAGATAAATGTGCCAATGACCCGTAGCAGTTTGCACTCACTATCAGCCTCAAAGCAAAGCAGTGTTTCTCGTTAATGGGCCGAGCGTGTCAGTGAATTACCACAGATCTTTGTCATCCTcagaaacagcagtttgttggCAAACCAGCATTTCATAGCTCAAGCTCGTCACAGTTTCCTGTGTGGTGTTCTGCTTGTCGGTTTGATCAGGAGGAGTTCAGTGTTCACAGACACTTCTGGTAAGTGCAAGCTTTTTTCATCCTGCAGTAGATCAACTTAGAAATGTACTGCTAAACTCGTATTCCTCATATTTACAATGTCTTCTGATTGGGTAAATGATTcacatgtgtatgtatttacatgttcttcattttaaagtcaCTTTATCACAAATTTACATACATGCCTCTTTACTATGGTATCAACATACCAGTATTACTGTCATATATTTACTACAGACTACATTCTGAACACAAatcctgggggggggggggattttctaaaaatatttatatttttcaatATTTATAAACATTTATGAATTCAAAATCACAATAATTCATGGTGTATAGTGAGGTTCGTGAAGCATTTGAGACATGTTGATGATGATATGATCCTATTTTAGTCATGGTCAGTGTGCTTGTGGTTAAACAGTATTCTATTCTAATGGCCGCGTCATCTTCCTCTGGAAATTATAAGCCTGGTATGCAGGTGCTACATGTATGACTGAATGTGGAAAAAGAGATTTCCACATGGAAAGATTTGGTTTGGTTCATGCAGGTCGCCCTCTTCTTTTCTGTTGCAGCAGTGCTATAACTTGTGAATGTCTTCCTGACAAGGCCTTTAAGGCAAAACGACGGGTCATCTAAATGTCCAACCCAGTGGTCACCCATCAGCCAGGTGCAGGCGGCTATGGGACAAATGTCCAAGCTGGAGAGTGGAGCACCGGCTTGTGCTCCTGCTGCAGTGACTGTCTTGTCTGTAAGTAAATGGTACATCATTTATTCACACATGAAGAAGTGTAGAAGACGTCCTAATAAAATACACTTCTGTTGGTCAGGTGCTGTTGGTTTTGTCTGTCCACTCGCACTGAGCTGCTACACGGCAAATAAGTATGGAGAAAACTGTTGTTTGGGTTGTGTACCAGGAGGCATGACGGCTCTGAGGACCCATATGAGACTGACCTATGGTATTCAGGTATGTTATGACCAACAATTATTGCTATATACTCCACATCCTAAAACGTTTTCAGGCTCGACTAGAGTCTTGTGAAAGACAGGGATTTCATGACCATAGGAAATACTGGGTGTTTCCCACAATTGAGAAACTATATTTCAGCACATTTCCACATACATGGTTGATGTTCATGGTGTTATTTCCTTTTTACACTTTTAACCACAGGGAACAATATGCAATGATGCCTTGATGACTTTTTTCTGCGGACTGTGTGAATTGTGCAGAATGGCACGAGAAATCCGCATCAGGAATGGAGAGGTTTCGATGTAACAGGACTTCTTTTCCTGCTGTCCAACTACAGAAGTGATCAAATGTTTATGTCTGCAGCTTGCACACAGACAATCAAAGATGAAACAGCTAATAAAATATGCAAGTCCATGTATTACATATCATTAATTCTTTAGCCTTTCCAGTATTGGCTTATGTGGCAGTTTAACAATATGTTTCTACTTTTATGCATTGATGTAAATAAATCTCACTCTCCACACTCATCATTTATAATGTGATTAATTTCATTTCTCCCATCTCCTTGTTTATTCattgtcatttaaaaatatgaCCTTTCACTGTACTTAAATTGCACAgatcaaaatgtgtgtgtcatgtgatgtTTCCTTGTCACAACAAAGCTTGTCCTGTGTGGACAAGGGTCATTATGGTGAATGTTTTTCATCTCCAAAACCACATGAAACTGACACAAGTTGTGTTCATTGCAGCGTGTGGTACTTGCATTGATAAAAGAGTTTTATTTTAGGGGCAGAAATAGTGGCATTTCATTTAATCAAATACCAAATATCAGAAAaatattgtattgttattgtatGTGTAACCTAAGAACTTTAAATAAGATGGTGAATAATACAGCTGAGATAAATTGATTAGATATGATACTATACAGCACTAGCTCCGCCTTTTCCTGGCGCGTCACCCTGCCGCTGCGCTCTAATTGGCTGTCTATCTTCGTGGCCTGGCAACCAGAAGAGGCTTTACCCAACAGACCCCCCACCATCACTAAAGGTTTTCGCTAGCTAGCTACAGGCGCTATCTGGCTGCATTTTCTAGACAAACAGGCTACAGTCCGAATAACATCATGTCTTCAAGGACACTGCCGCTGCTCTTCATCAATCTCGGCGGGGAAATGCTGTACATCTTGGACCAGCGGCTTCGAGCTCAGAATATCCCTGCCGACAAAGCTAAGAAAGGTAGCTAGGCTATCAAGCTAACAACACAAATGTCACCCTGCTGCGGTAAATCATAAATGTTACACTGCGAAACAGTACGTGCACATTCAGCTTGTCTTCAGTTTGCATTGCTACGTTTCAGTCATTTTGACGATGTTATTACAACTACATTTAGAGCTAATACTAATAAGTTGAATATATTTTGATAAAAAATAACCTACACAGACCATATTTGCAGTGTTTTGGGCAGTGTAATTAGAAACTTTTACAGTTTGCCATTATGTTTAAGTGAGAAGCTGCTCTGTCTGTTGATACAAAAGTTTATCATGCATCCAAATTTACTGTTGTATACAGTCACATTTATAGACTTTAGTAATGAGATTCAACAATCTGGTCTTTTGAACTTCATTGCTTCACGTATCTCCTTTAATTCATCaagttgatttatttatttcatatagTTTCCACTGTAGCTGCCTGGATagaggaggacagaaagagaggtATTTTTAGTACAAGAAAAAGTATAGCAATGCCTTAATGCAATAGTCGCTCTTGCTCTGCTTTGGCCTAACCCAGAACTCATGTGCTGCACAGAAAAATGGTAAATGAACAAGACCTCATACGCACACGACACCTGCCCAATGATGTCTCTTCAGGTTTGCAGCTGGGTACCACATGTTTGCAAAATGCTTATGTCATAGCGGCATCAACACAAATATAGGGGTCATTAATGGTTAATCAGTACAGTACGTCCAAAGCAACCCAACTGTTGTGGAAACACATTCTTGATTATGTATTTTTGCTAATAATTCAGCTTTGGCTTACTTTATAGAGCTTCTGCAGATCCAGCAATATAAACAGGTGACTTTATATGTTAGCTATAATAATGGCTAAACCCCAAACCCCCACCAAAGATCTGGCTCCAGGCTTGCAACCAGGTAGGATAAACTGCTGGGGGCTCGCTCGCTGTGCTGCTTTCTTAGGGCCTTTGGGATTAAGCTGTGGATGACACCGTTTTGGCCAACACATAGTATAGAATACTCATCTGCTGCTTTTTAGCTTACA contains:
- the LOC114448682 gene encoding cornifelin homolog; protein product: MSNPVVTHQPGAGGYGTNVQAGEWSTGLCSCCSDCLVCAVGFVCPLALSCYTANKYGENCCLGCVPGGMTALRTHMRLTYGIQGTICNDALMTFFCGLCELCRMAREIRIRNGEVSM